In Toxotes jaculatrix isolate fToxJac2 chromosome 12, fToxJac2.pri, whole genome shotgun sequence, the following are encoded in one genomic region:
- the LOC121190434 gene encoding disks large homolog 4 isoform X2, whose protein sequence is MFMSVWYAKKMGSRFLNNVRKAKKHRHHKMVNGTEGEIEYEEITLERGNSGLGFSIAGGTDNPHVGDDPSIFITKIIPGGAAAQDGRLSVNDCILFVNDVDVREVTHSQAVEALKEAGAIVRLYVLRRKPAAEKVTEIKLIKGPKGLGFSIAGGVGNQHIPGDNSIYVTKIIEGGAAHKDGRLQIGDKILAVNNVCLEDVMHEDAVGALKNTAEVVYLRVAKPNNLFLTNSYNPPDLTSTYSHMDTELSHPNYLGSDYPQALTPTSPSRFSPVLHGMMGDDDVPREPRRVLIHRGSTGLGFNIVGGEDGEGIFISFILAGGPADLSGELHKGDQILSVNGVDLRMATHEQAAAALKNAGQTVTIIAQYRPDEYSRFEAKIHDLREQLMNSSMGSGTTTLRSNPKRGFYIRALFDYDKTADCGFLSQALGFKFGDVLHVLDCGDEEWWQARRVSPQNEAEEVGFIPSKHRVERKEWSRVKSPGRDKTSHSYETVTQVEVHYARPIIILGPVKDRINDDLLSEFPDKFGSCVPHTTRPKREYEVDGRDYHFVSSREQMEKDIQSHRFIEAGQYNSHLYGTSVQSVREVAEQGKHCILDVSANAVRRLQAAQLHPIAIFVRPKSLENVLEINTRLTEEQARKGMDRALKLEQDFLECFSAVVEGDSFEEVYHKVKTVIEEQSGPYIWIPTRERL, encoded by the exons atgttcatgtctgtgtggtaCGCCAAAAAGATGGGCAGTCGGTTCCTCAACAATGTGCGGAAAGCCAAGAAACATCGACATCATAAGATG GTGAATGGGACAGAAGGGGAAATCGAGTACGAGGAGATCACACTGGAGAGA GGGAACTCAGGCCTGGGCTTCAGCATTGCAGGGGGAACGGACAACCCCCACGTGGGCGACGACCCCAGCATCTTCATCACCAAAATCATACCTGGAGGAGCCGCGGCTCAGGATGGACGGCTGAG TGTGAACGACTGCATCCTATTTGTGAATGATGTTGACGTGAGGGAGGTGACACACAGCCAAGCTGTGGAGGCCCTTAAGGAGGCAGGTGCTATCGTCCGCCTCTACGTTCTCCGcagaaaaccagcagcagagaaagtcACTGAAATCAAACTCATCAAAGGGCCTAAAG GACTGGGCTTCAGCATTGCTGGAGGGGTGGGAAACCAGCACATACCGGGAGATAACAGTATCTATGTCACCAAGATCATCGAAGGCGGGGCGGCTCATAAAGATGGCCGTCTGCAGATCGGGGACAAGATCTTAGCG GTGAACAACGTGTGTCTGGAGGACGTGATGCATGAGGATGCGGTGGGGGCTCTGAAGAACACAGCCGAGGTGGTGTACCTCAGGGTGGCCAAGCCCAACAACCTGTTCCTGACCAACTCCTACAACCCTCCGGACCTCACCAGCA CATATTCCCATATGGATACTGAACTCAGCCACCCCAACTATCTAGGGTCAGATTACCCACAGGCCCTCACTCCCACCTCGCCTAGTCGGTTTTCTCCTGTTCTGCATGGCATGATGGGAGATGATGACGTCCCAAG GGAGCCTCGCAGAGTTTTGATCCACCGAGGCTCCACCGGTCTGGGATTCAACATTgttggaggagaggatggagaaggaATCTttatctccttcatcctggcaGGAGGGCCAGCTGACCTCAGCGGAGAGCTGCACAAGGGCGATCAGATCCTCAGT gTGAACGGCGTGGACCTGCGTATGGCCACACACGAACAGGCAGCTGCAGCACTGAAGAACGCCGGCCAGACGGTGACCATCATCGCTCAGTACCGGCCTGATG AGTACAGCCGTTTTGAGGCTAAGATCCATGACTTGAGGGAACAGCTGATGAACAGCAGTATGGGCTCTGGGACCACGACGCTAAGGAGCAACCCAAAGAGAGGCTTCTACATCAG GGCTCTTTTTGACTATGACAAAACTGCGGACTGTGGCTTCCTCAGTCAAGCACTGGGCTTCAAGTTTGGGGATGTGCTGCACGTGTTGGACTGCGGAGATGAGGAGTGGTGGCAGGCCCGTAGAGTCAGCCCCCAAAATGAGGCTGAAGAGGTCGGCTTCATCCCCAGCAAGCACAG GGTGGAAAGAAAAGAGTGGTCTCGTGTTAA GTCTCCAGGGAGAGATAAAACATCTCACAGTTATGAGACAGTCACCCAAGTGGAAG TTCATTACGCGAGGCCCATCATCATTCTGGGTCCTGTGAAGGACAGGATAAATGATGACCTGTTGTCTGAGTTCCCTGATAAGTTTGGATCTTGTGTCCCTC ACACCACGCGGCCCAAGAGGGAATATGAGGTGGATGGACGGGACTACCACTTTGTGTCGTCACGGGAACAGATGGAGAAGGACATCCAGAGCCATCGGTTCATCGAGGCGGGCCAGTACAACAGTCACCTGTATGGCACCAGTGTCCAGAGTGTCCGCGAGGTGGCTGAGCAG GGGAAACACTGCATCCTGGATGTATCGGCCAACGCTGTGCGCAGACTACAAGCAGCTCAGCTTCATCCCATCGCCATCTTTGTCCGGCCCAAGTCTCTGGAGAATGTCCT AGAGATCAACACTCGCCTGACAGAGGAGCAGGCTAGGAAAGGAATGGACCGAGCCCTCAAACTAGAGCAAGACTTCTTAGAGTGTTTCTCAG CTGTCGTGGAAGGGGACAGCTTTGAAGAGGTCTATCACAAAGTAAAGACAGTGATCGAGGAGCAATCAGGGCCTTACATCTGGATCCCCACTCGGGAGAGGCTGTGA